TCGAACGTCGCGATCCAGTTCCGGTAGAGCGGCGTCATGACCTCGGCCGGAATCACGGCGTTCACGCGCACGCCGTGCTCGCGCAGCGCGACCGCCCATTCGCGCGTCAGCGCGAGCTGCGCGCCCTTCGACGCGCAATAGCCGCTCGTATTGCCCTGCCCGGTCACGGCCGTCTTCGACGAGATGTTGACGATCGCGCCGCGCGTCGCCTTCAGATGCGGCACGCAGTAATGCGCCATCGCGTAGTAGTGGATCAGGTTGCGCTCGAGCGATGCGACGAACGCGTCGCGCCCTGCGTCGAGCCCGATGCCGTCGTTGACGCCCGCGTTGTTCACGAGCCCGTCGAGGCGTCCGAACGTCGCGATCGTCTGAGCGACCGCGTCGCGGCATTGCGCATCGTCCTGCAGCTCGACCGGCAGATACGTCGCGCGCGGCTGCCGTTGCGCGAGCGCGTCGAGGAACGCGCCGTCGGGCGCGTGGCGCGCGAACACGACCGGAATCGCGCGTTCTTCGGCGAGCCGCATCGAGATCGCGCCGCCGATGCCCGACGCGCCGCCCGTCACGATCACGACCTTGTCCTGCAGATTCAGATCCACTTCGCGTCTCCGTCGTTCATGTCGCGGCCGTGCAGGCCGTCTGTCGGCCGCATTTGCGTCAGCCGCGGAACCGGTATTGCTCGAGCGAGGCGGGCTTCATCTCGATCGAGAAGCCCGGCGCGCTCGGCGGCAGGTACGC
The sequence above is a segment of the Burkholderia multivorans ATCC BAA-247 genome. Coding sequences within it:
- a CDS encoding SDR family oxidoreductase, whose amino-acid sequence is MDLNLQDKVVIVTGGASGIGGAISMRLAEERAIPVVFARHAPDGAFLDALAQRQPRATYLPVELQDDAQCRDAVAQTIATFGRLDGLVNNAGVNDGIGLDAGRDAFVASLERNLIHYYAMAHYCVPHLKATRGAIVNISSKTAVTGQGNTSGYCASKGAQLALTREWAVALREHGVRVNAVIPAEVMTPLYRNWIATFEDPEAKLAEIAAKVPLGKRFTTPDEIADTAVFLLSPRASHTTGEWLFVDGGYTHLDRALV